TTGCCTGTTGTGAAACTTGATCGCAGTCAGTGATATCCTTAGACGATCAATTAAAACTCTTCAAAGAATACATAGAGAAGCTAAAAGGATTTGTTGGAGAAGAAAAAACAAACTTCATCTTAGCAAATAGTCTGTGTCTAGTGGTAGCGGGCAGCGACGACATAGCCAATACCTATTTTGGTCTGCGTGCTAGGAAACAGTATGATATTCCTGCATACACTGATCTTATGGCTAATTCGGCTTCTGGATTCATCCAGGtaacttcttatatatatatatatatatatatatatatatatgtatgtctgTATATATATATCCAAATACTAATAGGTATATGTTTGACTACAAAAAATGTTGCTCACAGTGTCGCAAAAATGCAGACaggaaatgtttgataaattttaTTGCAATTCCTGTCGAATCCGAAGAGATTTATAGAATTTCTTATTATTCTGGTTGGTTTGAATTTTTGAAAGGATTTATACAATCTGGGGGCAAGGAGGATGTTAGTTTTCAGTGCAGCACCTATTGGATGCGTGCCATCACAGAGAACTTTAGCGGGGGGAATCCAAAGAGACTGCGCAGAAGACCACAACCAAGCAGCGACCTTATTCAATTCCAAATTGTCTAAAATATTGGATTCTTTTGCTACCACTCTCCCTAACAGCAAAATTGTGTATGTAGATGTCTACAATCCTCTCCTCAATCTCATCCAAAACCCGAATAAATATGGTAATAACCCAATCTTTCAATAGTGTAGTCACATTTCATGATTAAAATATTAACCAAATTATCAGCTTTCAGGATAAATTTTGCATTTGGGTTTTGTTTTTTCAGGTTTTCTAGTGGCAAATAAAGGATGCTGTGGAACAGGGGCTTTAGAGGTTTCAATTTTATGTAATAAATTAACTCCAGTCACTTGTGCTAATGTTTCTGATCATGTATTTTGGGATAGCTATCATCCCACAGAAAGAGCATATAGGTTAATTACCACACAACTCCTCTCTAAGTATGTGGGAAAATTCCTCTGAGCCAATTTTAGATTCTAAGTCATTTTCTTCTGTTTAATCATTTTCTTAAATTGACAAAGTGATTGATAATGAATTCCAGAGTTTATTATCTCCTCCTTGGATACCACTATTTGTAGTTTTGTACTCCTCTATTTTACCTTGATGCTCCATTATAATTTCTTGTAAACTAAATTAACAACACTATTTGGGTTTTTAAAAAATTTCACTATAAATCTGATCTTTTTCTTTCTATTCTTATTTCAGATCCAAACTGACATTTTTCTTTTcagaaaattttaaaacttttcaacCATTAAATTGGATCAAAATTGAACCGAAATAAAATTGAGATGAGGAAAATTTGCGGTGTGATCCCAAGTCCCTAATGTTAATAAGCAGATCAATCTAAACTGATGGCCACCCCTACTCGGGAGAAATCTTCCCAAACTTGTGGAGAATTTGAGAAACAAATTATAGGTGTGCGTGAATATGGGTGAGTGTCTATCACTTATATTACATGGTAAACATTCATTGGTCAAgtataaaacaatcaaactcctTAACATTCATCAATTGGTTTGGTGTAATGCTGTTGGTGTAGGCCAGACTTTTCCACAGAGTCTGTAGGGAAATGATCCTTGGTTGAATAAAAAGAGGGTTGATGCAGCTCAATACAAAGAAATTTGTAAACTCGAAATTATCGAGGAAAGCTATAAATAAATTATGGTGAGAATGTCTATTAAGTCAAAGAAAAACGATGGTATCAGTTAACATCCTTACAGTTGTTGAAGCAGAGGCTCAAACAATGAACACAACCGCAGCAGATTCCAGCTTAACACATTTCTTAACCAAAGATTGTTATGTACAACCAAAATTCTTCTTGTTCAATTGTTGGTTTCAAGCCTATTAAACCGGCTTCCCTCTTTCTACCTAAATGCCAAGGCAAAGGTGAGCAGGAAAGAAGTGCAGCAATATTTAAACGAAAAGCATAATGGTGATTAATCCTGCAGTTTTTTCAAGTGGTCCTTCAACCTACAATGGTGCCTTTGTTCTGCCTTTGATGAGGCATCATCATCCAAAACCAGAAAGGATGAATCCAACCATGGCTTATGATTAAGCTCAGGGAGAAGGTTATCCATTTCCTCATAACTTGACTCTTGTAGATCTTTAACATAGCAATTCATCCACTCTCTTCCGTCTTTCTCCACCCTTAACAGGTTTAATATCTGGAGTAGAGGAAAAGGAATTGAAATTCTCTTTGTTAGCAACCCAAATATCAATCAAAGATAATCAATTAAAAATTCCATCCACACTTGAGTATTCTGTTTTCTTGGAAGGTCCTAAACTTCATTTATATATTGTAATAAACCTTGTTTTTTCAATCAACTAAATATTACCTGGCCTGCTTTTGGACGTAATCTGGGTGATTGTTTGATGCAGAGGGTTGCTGCAAGAACCATTCTCTGCATTTGAACAATGTCAAACTCCCCATCCAACATCGGATCCACTAATCCTTCAAGATTCCCATTCTTTAGTAAAGGCATTGCCTGAATAAGCGTAAATCGGTTATCCATCCAGGGGGAGGGAAATAGCTTTGTACACGATAAATATAGAATATCATCATGCAGTGAAAGAATGTAGCAATGCTTACCCACATGACCAAGCTTTCCTGCCCTTTTATACCTTTTGTACTAATTGGCTTCTTCCCTGTTAACAATTCCAGGAGAACTATTCCAAAAGAGTACATATCAATTTTGTCACTAATCATTCCATGCATAAAATATTCTGGAGCTATATACCCAAAAGTTCCAACAATGTCACTGCTTATCATGTAGGCTGCATCTTCAGGTCCCCATGTCCCAAGCCCGAAATCGGATAACTGCATAGATGGAAATAAGAATACTGTCAAGACTACAGTtcttatgaattttaaattttgtgcAGTTGTTTGTGGGAGTTGAATTTTCTGCATTCCTTGTCATAGCTACCTACTTTTTACTAGGTTGCTTTGAATATTTATGGCCAAAGTTTCAAAGAGCCATTATATAATATGATGGCCGTtgacaagtaaaaaaaaaaaaggccccTTCGGTTGTTTTCAAATGCAAGAATTTGACTAAAACAGTACCTGTGGCTGAAATTCATCAGAGAAGAGAATGTTAGAGGACTTCACGTCTCTGTGAATAACTGAGTGAGAACATCCATTGTGCAGGTAATTCAGAGCCTCAGCAACTGCAATGGCCACTTTGAATCTCACTTTCCATGGCAATATAGACTCATTATGACCTGGGTCAAGGATTATGTTCCAATTTTAAGTACATTAATATTCTTTTCTTAAAAAGCAATAACAATAATGACAGAAAATCACCTTTTAATCTTTCCTCTAAGCTCcctttggacaagaaatcataaACCAAAATTAGGTGATTATCTTCAGTGCATACACCAATCAGATGAGCAATGTGCTTGTgctttaatgaagaaataatgTCTATCTCTAAGGAAAAGTCATT
This is a stretch of genomic DNA from Hevea brasiliensis isolate MT/VB/25A 57/8 chromosome 12, ASM3005281v1, whole genome shotgun sequence. It encodes these proteins:
- the LOC110655902 gene encoding GDSL esterase/lipase EXL3; translation: MQFLQWKVVSPPSLSSSSSSSTLIVLVFLMANIHVWTATALVKLPPNVTVPAILVFGDSIVDAGNNNNIKTLIKCNFPPYGIDFKGGIPTGRFCDGKVPSDILAEELGIKDILPAYLDPTVTLPELVTGVTFASGATGYDPLTPILASVISLDDQLKLFKEYIEKLKGFVGEEKTNFILANSLCLVVAGSDDIANTYFGLRARKQYDIPAYTDLMANSASGFIQDLYNLGARRMLVFSAAPIGCVPSQRTLAGGIQRDCAEDHNQAATLFNSKLSKILDSFATTLPNSKIVYVDVYNPLLNLIQNPNKYGFLVANKGCCGTGALEVSILCNKLTPVTCANVSDHVFWDSYHPTERAYRLITTQLLSKYVGKFL